TGCGCTTGTTGTCTGCAATGCGCTGCGCGGCGTGATGCCGGCACAATTGCTTCGCTTTTAGCTTCGCCTTCTTCGCCTTGAGCGACGTCGATTCAGAACGTATGCTCTGCGGTGGGGAACGTCCGATCCTTGACCGCGCGCACGTAGGCCTGGACGGCTGCCTCGATCGATGGCTGGCCGGCCATGAAGTCCTTGACGAACCGGGGCCGCTTGCCAGGGAACACGCCGAGCATGTCATGCAACACCAGTACCTGACCCGAGCAGTCGACGCCGGCGCCGATGCCGATCGTCGGAATCGTCAGTGCCGCGGTGACCTGGGCCCCCAACGCGGCAGGGATCGCTTCGAGCACGACCATTTGCGCGCCGGCCTGCTCGAGCAATTGGGCGTCCTTTTTCAACTGTTCGGCCGCCAGATCGCTCTTGCCTTGGACCTTAAAGCCGCCGAACGCGTGCACCGACTGCGGCGTGAGCCCCAAGTGCGCGCAGACCGGCACCGACCGTTCGACCAGGAAGCGGATCGTCTCAGCAAGCCATGCACCGCCCTCAAGCTTGACCATCTGTGCGCCCGCCTGCATGAGCTTGACGGCGCTTGAATACGCGTCTGCTAGCGTACCGTAGCTGCCGAACGGCAAATCCGAGACGACCAGCGCGTTGCCGCGGCTGCCGCGCGCCACGCTGGCGGTGTGGTATGCGATATCCGCTACGCTGACCGGCAACGTTGTGGTCTGGCCCTGCAACACGTTGCCGAGCGAGTCGCCGATGAGGAGCACGTCCACGCCCGCACGCTCGAGTAATGCCGCAAAGCTTGCGTCGTAGCACGTCAGCATCGCGATCGGCTCGCCGGCCTCACGCATCTGCTGAAGGCGCGGAACAGTGACGGCACGA
This sequence is a window from Mycetohabitans rhizoxinica HKI 454. Protein-coding genes within it:
- the panB gene encoding 3-methyl-2-oxobutanoate hydroxymethyltransferase; amino-acid sequence: MSYLQNSGRRAVTVPRLQQMREAGEPIAMLTCYDASFAALLERAGVDVLLIGDSLGNVLQGQTTTLPVSVADIAYHTASVARGSRGNALVVSDLPFGSYGTLADAYSSAVKLMQAGAQMVKLEGGAWLAETIRFLVERSVPVCAHLGLTPQSVHAFGGFKVQGKSDLAAEQLKKDAQLLEQAGAQMVVLEAIPAALGAQVTAALTIPTIGIGAGVDCSGQVLVLHDMLGVFPGKRPRFVKDFMAGQPSIEAAVQAYVRAVKDRTFPTAEHTF